A genomic stretch from Setaria viridis chromosome 1, Setaria_viridis_v4.0, whole genome shotgun sequence includes:
- the LOC117838543 gene encoding large ribosomal subunit protein uL29c produces the protein MATMSLAAASPLTSTPRAIGAPAPLTAFLGLRSGVAQATRFPGLAMSSKPAEPRAAAVVAMAKREQELEEIRGMTTEQLEEEVVDLKGELFLLRLKRSARQEFKNSEFCRMRKRIARMLTVKREREIEQGINKRLSRKLDRQWKKSIVVRPPPSLREKKEE, from the exons ATGGCGACAATGTCtctcgccgcggcgtcgccccTCACCTCCACTCCCCGCGCCATCGGCGCACCCGCACCTCTCACGGCCTTCCTTGGCCTCCGCTCAGGTGTCGCTCAGGCTACGCGGTTCCCCGGACTGGCGATGTCATCGAAGCCGGCGGagccccgcgccgcggcggtggtggcgatggCGAAGAGAGagcaggagctggaggagaTCCGGGGCATGACGACGgagcagctggaggaggaggttgtgGACCTCAAGGGGGAGCTCTTCCTGCTCCGCCTCAAGCGCTCCGCGCGCCAGGAGTTCAAGAACAGCGAGTTCTGCCGCATGCGCAAGAGG ATTGCTCGTATGTTGACTGTGAAAAGAGAGCGGGAAATTGAGCAAGGAATCAACAAGAGATTGTCTAGGAAGCTTGATAGGCAATGGAAGAAGAGCATTGTGGTCAGACCACCACCATCTCTAAGGGAGAAAAAAGAGGAATAG